In Brachyspira hampsonii, the following are encoded in one genomic region:
- a CDS encoding ankyrin repeat domain-containing protein, whose translation MKYLLIFLLPIIIFSCNTKESNNNNTDKVTINLDDSTDNNINKTKELKTTDSNEDNNSSINKNGTEETEYYSYTDKEIISFIESGDFQTIKKLIESKSLDVNYSLEIDEYSKSTPLIKAIEYKQTDIINYLLENNADVNLALGYSTPLIEAMYDEELVRKLIDLGADVNLTTESGFTPLMASAGRHNIAIAELLIEKGVDIEAKDDDDINALVYASTYNNEEMVKFLLEKGADANTVCEIENEHIDISPTPLMNAAYRGNTNIINMLLENGADINYTTDYGMTALMMAASFNQFEAAKVLLENNADTSVTDEYGRTALDLAKLEDYKDIVELLEKYN comes from the coding sequence ATGAAATATTTATTAATTTTTTTACTTCCTATAATTATATTTTCTTGTAATACCAAAGAATCAAACAATAATAATACAGATAAAGTAACTATAAATTTAGATGACAGTACAGATAATAATATAAATAAAACAAAAGAATTAAAAACTACAGATAGTAATGAAGACAATAATTCATCAATAAATAAAAATGGAACAGAAGAAACAGAATATTATTCATACACAGATAAAGAAATTATATCTTTTATAGAATCAGGAGATTTTCAAACAATCAAAAAATTAATTGAATCAAAAAGTTTAGATGTTAATTATAGCTTAGAGATAGATGAATATTCTAAGTCAACCCCTTTAATAAAAGCTATAGAATATAAGCAAACTGATATCATAAATTATTTATTAGAAAATAATGCAGATGTTAATTTAGCTTTGGGATATTCTACTCCATTAATAGAAGCTATGTATGATGAAGAACTTGTTCGTAAACTTATAGATTTAGGTGCAGATGTAAATTTAACTACTGAGTCAGGATTTACTCCACTTATGGCAAGTGCAGGTCGGCATAATATTGCTATAGCAGAGCTTTTAATTGAAAAAGGTGTGGACATTGAAGCAAAAGATGATGACGACATTAATGCTTTAGTTTATGCCTCAACTTATAATAATGAAGAGATGGTAAAATTTTTACTTGAGAAAGGTGCTGATGCAAATACAGTATGCGAAATAGAAAATGAACATATTGATATATCGCCTACTCCTTTAATGAATGCTGCTTATAGAGGGAATACTAATATAATAAATATGTTATTAGAAAATGGTGCTGATATTAATTATACCACTGATTATGGAATGACTGCTTTGATGATGGCCGCTAGTTTTAATCAGTTTGAAGCTGCAAAAGTACTTTTAGAAAATAATGCAGATACTTCTGTAACTGATGAATATGGCAGGACTGCACTTGATTTAGCAAAATTAGAAGATTATAAGGATATAGTTGAGCTTCTTGAAAAATATAATTAA
- a CDS encoding PepSY-like domain-containing protein — translation MTTIKKALSIIFVSAMLTGSLFAQYNGYYDNNQGQGGGQGGYQDPYGQQGGQGGYQDPYAQPPAQGQQNYQDPYAQQGGQGAQYGYGVQLSSIPQNAQNFIKQHFANVKVTFIERDWDDIEVYLENGTQIDFFPNGDWKEVKCYGNMPSTILPANVMNTIRRTYPNAQIIKIEKQFTIFEIKLNNMMELYIDNNGQLLGQKWDD, via the coding sequence ATGACTACTATAAAAAAAGCTTTATCTATAATTTTTGTTTCAGCAATGCTTACAGGTTCATTGTTTGCTCAATATAATGGATATTATGACAATAATCAAGGTCAAGGCGGCGGACAAGGAGGTTATCAAGATCCTTATGGTCAGCAGGGAGGACAAGGAGGATATCAAGATCCTTATGCTCAGCCTCCAGCTCAAGGACAGCAAAATTATCAAGACCCTTATGCTCAGCAAGGAGGTCAAGGTGCACAATATGGATATGGAGTGCAATTATCTTCTATACCTCAGAATGCTCAGAATTTTATAAAACAGCATTTTGCTAATGTGAAAGTAACTTTCATAGAAAGAGATTGGGACGATATCGAAGTATATTTAGAAAATGGCACTCAAATAGATTTCTTCCCTAATGGAGATTGGAAAGAAGTAAAATGTTATGGAAATATGCCTTCTACTATACTTCCTGCTAATGTTATGAATACAATAAGAAGAACTTACCCTAATGCTCAAATTATAAAAATAGAAAAACAGTTTACTATATTTGAAATCAAATTAAATAATATGATGGAATTATACATTGATAATAATGGTCAGTTATTAGGTCAAAAATGGGACGACTAA
- a CDS encoding Ldh family oxidoreductase produces the protein MIRVNTKELMEAVYNKFKMAGVPNEQAGIVTDLLIYADIRSIHSHGVLRVEHYIERIKAGGINLNSEFNIEEKKPSFALMDADGGFGHVATKYAMEWALETVEKQGIALIGIKNNSHAGALGYYNKMAIDRNKVSLIMVNTDPCVIPFGGKRSFFGTNPISYGFPAKKDFILGDMATSEVSLGRIFTARENNETVPMHWGVDENGNPSSNPHEIKYVVPFGGVKGYLIMTMVEAFTGLLIGQAYCNNLVKMYGDMDKKRNLSTFMLVIDPAVYNDLDTYLNTVQSFIDDIRKEPALKEGETISIPGERKEACSADYLKNGITLSEHVYKYIFDK, from the coding sequence ATGATAAGAGTTAATACAAAAGAATTAATGGAAGCCGTATACAATAAATTTAAAATGGCTGGAGTTCCTAATGAACAGGCTGGAATTGTTACAGATTTATTAATCTATGCAGATATAAGATCAATACATTCGCATGGAGTATTAAGAGTAGAGCATTATATAGAAAGAATAAAAGCAGGAGGAATAAATTTAAATTCGGAGTTTAATATAGAGGAGAAAAAACCGTCTTTTGCATTAATGGATGCTGACGGAGGATTCGGACATGTAGCAACGAAGTATGCTATGGAATGGGCTTTGGAAACTGTTGAAAAACAAGGAATTGCATTAATAGGAATAAAAAACAATAGTCATGCAGGGGCATTAGGCTATTATAATAAAATGGCTATAGACAGAAATAAAGTTTCTCTAATAATGGTTAATACGGATCCTTGCGTTATACCTTTCGGAGGAAAGAGATCTTTCTTTGGCACTAATCCTATAAGCTATGGTTTTCCTGCCAAAAAAGATTTTATACTTGGTGATATGGCTACAAGTGAAGTATCATTAGGACGCATATTTACCGCCCGTGAAAATAATGAAACAGTGCCTATGCATTGGGGGGTTGATGAAAATGGTAATCCTAGTTCTAATCCGCATGAAATAAAATATGTTGTGCCTTTCGGAGGAGTTAAGGGATATTTAATAATGACTATGGTTGAGGCTTTTACAGGGCTTTTAATAGGTCAGGCCTACTGCAATAATTTAGTAAAGATGTACGGAGATATGGATAAAAAAAGAAATCTATCCACATTTATGCTTGTTATTGATCCTGCTGTTTATAATGATTTAGATACTTATTTAAATACTGTGCAGTCATTCATTGATGATATAAGAAAAGAACCTGCTCTAAAAGAAGGTGAAACTATATCAATACCGGGGGAGAGAAAAGAAGCTTGTTCTGCTGATTACTTAAAAAATGGAATAACTTTATCAGAGCATGTTTATAAATATATTTTTGATAAGTAA
- a CDS encoding AAA family ATPase: MEKVQIENVELTLSHPDNLNIKWTGQNDLVRQIMASWHLISEDDIPLNPRIVGKPGAGKTTLSYYVGKEILNRDVYIFQCTVDTRPEDLIIIPVISENNKISYHASSLVTAMIKGGVAILDEGNRMSEKTWASLAPLLDDRRYVESVIAGIKIKAHPDFRIIVTMNDDASTFELPEYIHSRLQPTIELPFPDVKEEYDILKMNLPFADDEILKITVGFLQKSHIHNASFSVRDGINMARYAMKLYKGNIASSRDTAFLIALKSVLGNEGLRILSLNMDDRDNKNNRRNMDDDETNII, encoded by the coding sequence ATGGAAAAAGTGCAAATAGAAAATGTTGAACTCACATTATCTCACCCGGATAATTTAAATATAAAATGGACAGGGCAGAATGATTTGGTAAGACAGATAATGGCTTCTTGGCATTTAATTTCAGAAGATGATATACCGCTAAATCCTAGAATCGTAGGAAAACCCGGTGCCGGAAAAACTACGCTTTCATATTATGTAGGAAAAGAGATTCTAAATAGAGATGTTTATATATTTCAATGTACAGTAGATACAAGACCTGAAGATCTTATAATTATTCCTGTAATATCTGAAAACAATAAAATAAGCTATCATGCTTCTAGTTTGGTTACTGCTATGATTAAAGGAGGGGTAGCTATACTAGATGAAGGAAATAGAATGAGCGAAAAAACTTGGGCTTCGCTTGCTCCGCTTCTTGATGATAGAAGATATGTAGAAAGTGTAATAGCTGGAATAAAGATAAAGGCTCATCCTGATTTTAGAATCATAGTTACTATGAATGATGATGCCAGCACTTTTGAGCTTCCTGAATATATACATTCTCGTCTTCAGCCTACTATAGAACTTCCTTTCCCTGATGTTAAAGAAGAATATGATATATTAAAGATGAATCTTCCTTTTGCTGATGATGAAATATTAAAAATCACTGTAGGTTTTTTACAAAAATCACATATTCATAATGCTTCTTTTTCTGTGAGAGATGGTATTAATATGGCTAGATATGCAATGAAATTATATAAAGGAAACATTGCAAGCAGCAGAGATACCGCATTTTTAATAGCATTAAAATCTGTACTTGGTAATGAGGGGCTTAGAATATTAAGTCTTAATATGGATGATAGAGATAATAAAAATAATAGAAGAAATATGGACGATGACGAAACTAATATCATATAA
- a CDS encoding tetratricopeptide repeat protein, whose product MLSSEKYYEEGVNYHKETKYKEAVESFDKAIKLDNTTSKYYSARGRAKNGLRQYEEAKKDAERALELDKNNAEIYLVFGNINLDLNKYFEAIKDYDKAIEIDPNDSDAYNNRGISKEKLGQYEEAIKDYDKAIEIDPNYSYAYNNRGISKENLGQYEDALKDYKKALKLDPNDEYARENIKNIQNQCGLR is encoded by the coding sequence ATGTTATCATCAGAAAAATATTATGAAGAAGGCGTTAATTATCATAAAGAAACAAAATATAAAGAAGCTGTAGAGTCTTTTGATAAAGCTATAAAATTAGATAATACTACATCAAAATATTATAGTGCAAGAGGCAGAGCAAAAAACGGTTTGAGACAATATGAAGAAGCAAAAAAAGATGCTGAAAGGGCTTTGGAGCTGGATAAAAATAATGCTGAAATCTATTTAGTATTTGGAAATATAAATTTAGATTTAAATAAGTATTTTGAAGCTATTAAAGACTATGATAAGGCTATAGAGATAGACCCTAATGATAGTGATGCTTATAATAACAGAGGAATATCTAAAGAAAAATTAGGACAGTATGAAGAAGCTATTAAAGACTATGATAAGGCTATAGAGATAGACCCTAATTATAGTTATGCTTATAATAACAGAGGAATATCTAAAGAAAATCTAGGACAATATGAAGATGCCTTAAAAGATTATAAAAAGGCTTTAAAATTAGACCCTAATGATGAATATGCTAGAGAAAATATAAAAAATATTCAAAATCAATGTGGTTTGAGATAA
- a CDS encoding DNA alkylation repair protein yields MNDLYNNLSKEFEILKNNKEAASMAKYMKNNFEFLGIHSKERKEAQKKVFKTISKDKKEYIDFNFTDKCYKNKYREFQYAAIDYLILKNKYLNKTHIEKLKEYALIKSWWDTIDFLDRIIGDIALKDETVNDILLEWSLSDNIWLRRIAIDHQLSRKEKTNRELLEKIIINNLNNKEFFINKAIGWALRDYSKTNANWVRDFIEKHKDNMANLSIKEASKYI; encoded by the coding sequence ATGAATGATTTATATAATAATCTCTCAAAAGAATTTGAAATATTAAAAAACAATAAAGAAGCTGCTTCAATGGCTAAATACATGAAAAATAATTTTGAGTTTTTGGGTATTCATTCAAAAGAGAGAAAAGAAGCTCAGAAAAAAGTATTTAAAACAATTTCAAAAGATAAAAAAGAATATATCGATTTTAACTTTACAGATAAATGCTATAAAAATAAATACAGAGAATTTCAGTATGCAGCAATAGATTATCTTATTTTAAAAAATAAATATTTAAATAAAACTCATATAGAAAAGCTAAAAGAATATGCCCTCATAAAATCATGGTGGGATACTATAGATTTTTTAGACAGAATTATCGGAGATATTGCTTTAAAAGATGAAACAGTTAATGACATACTTTTAGAATGGTCTTTATCTGATAATATTTGGCTTAGAAGAATAGCTATAGATCATCAGCTTTCAAGAAAAGAAAAAACAAATAGAGAATTATTAGAGAAAATTATAATAAACAATTTAAACAATAAAGAGTTTTTTATAAACAAAGCAATAGGCTGGGCATTAAGAGATTACAGCAAAACCAATGCTAATTGGGTAAGAGACTTTATAGAAAAGCATAAAGATAATATGGCAAATTTAAGTATAAAAGAAGCAAGCAAATACATTTAA
- a CDS encoding aspartate-semialdehyde dehydrogenase — protein MKKVNLCLLGASGAVGQEMLKVLEERKFPINELRLLGNREAGKKVKFNGKEYTIEKTTKDSFKDMDITLVAVGADLSKKFSPLAVKAGSIIVDNSSAFRMDKNVPLVVPEVNPEDVKLHKGIIANPNCSTIIALVALAPLHRFGKIKRIIASTYQAVSGAGKEGMEELEQQIQDYVAKKKLVNKTFKYQIAFNLIPQIDSFDKNGYTKEELKMTNEGRKILHAPDMNVSCTCVRVPVIRSHSESITVETEKKITAKKAKELLSKAKGVKVVDDPAKFKYPMPLDTSDQDLIYVGRIRDDISAKNSLTFWCAGDQIRKGAATNAVQIAELLLPELEKKSDDSKAKTDEKNPTKKSAVRKSVKK, from the coding sequence ATGAAAAAAGTAAATTTATGTTTATTAGGGGCTTCCGGTGCTGTAGGTCAGGAAATGCTTAAGGTATTGGAAGAAAGAAAATTTCCTATTAATGAGTTAAGACTTCTTGGAAATAGAGAAGCAGGAAAAAAAGTAAAATTTAACGGAAAAGAATACACAATCGAAAAGACAACTAAAGATTCATTCAAAGATATGGATATAACATTGGTTGCTGTAGGAGCTGATTTAAGTAAGAAGTTTAGCCCATTAGCAGTAAAAGCAGGAAGCATAATTGTAGATAACAGCAGTGCATTTAGAATGGATAAAAATGTTCCTTTAGTAGTTCCTGAAGTTAATCCTGAAGATGTTAAACTTCATAAAGGAATAATAGCAAATCCTAACTGTTCTACAATAATAGCTTTAGTAGCATTAGCTCCGCTTCACAGATTTGGAAAAATTAAAAGAATTATAGCATCTACTTATCAAGCTGTTTCAGGTGCTGGTAAAGAAGGTATGGAAGAATTAGAGCAGCAGATTCAAGATTATGTTGCTAAGAAAAAACTTGTTAATAAGACATTCAAATATCAAATAGCATTCAATTTAATTCCTCAAATTGACTCATTTGATAAAAACGGATATACTAAAGAAGAATTAAAAATGACTAATGAAGGAAGAAAAATACTTCATGCTCCTGATATGAATGTAAGCTGTACTTGTGTAAGAGTTCCTGTTATAAGAAGCCATAGCGAATCTATTACAGTAGAAACTGAGAAAAAAATCACTGCTAAAAAAGCTAAAGAATTATTATCTAAAGCAAAAGGCGTGAAAGTAGTTGATGATCCTGCTAAGTTTAAATATCCTATGCCTTTGGATACTTCTGATCAAGATTTAATATATGTTGGAAGGATAAGAGACGATATCAGTGCTAAAAACTCATTAACATTCTGGTGTGCGGGAGACCAAATAAGAAAAGGTGCTGCTACAAACGCTGTACAAATAGCTGAGCTTCTTTTACCTGAATTAGAAAAAAAATCTGATGATTCTAAAGCTAAAACTGACGAAAAGAATCCTACTAAAAAATCGGCTGTAAGAAAATCAGTAAAAAAATAA
- a CDS encoding PepSY-like domain-containing protein: MKKILCLLAALTVLSTSALFADWYVPLNQVPQAVIATAKRTYPQAQIWAVEMEHYNVYKVKMNNMMELYIDKAGNLLGQEWDD, from the coding sequence ATGAAAAAAATACTTTGTTTATTAGCAGCTTTAACAGTTTTAAGCACTTCAGCTTTATTTGCTGATTGGTATGTGCCTCTTAATCAAGTTCCTCAAGCTGTAATAGCAACTGCTAAGAGAACTTATCCTCAGGCTCAGATTTGGGCAGTAGAAATGGAACATTACAATGTATATAAAGTTAAAATGAATAATATGATGGAATTATACATTGATAAAGCCGGAAATCTATTAGGTCAGGAATGGGACGATTAA